The DNA sequence ATAGTAGTCACGAAACGAACGTAGCCATTGCCATTGAATTTATATGGTATGAAAAAGTTACTCTATACTTTTCATTGTCCTCTTGTTTTACCGCTGGAGTCCCCCTCGTCATATGCGTTGAAAAACAATGCTCCCTCCCTTTATTCGTTGTATTGTGATACATTTTGTAAAGCTTTATTTTCAGAAATTTATTGCAAGTAAAAAGATAATCTACATAATTTTGTCGAAATTGAACATTATAAAAAATAGCACCGGAAATTGAGTGAAATGCATTGACACATGAACGATACATTGTTATAATTTTAATTTTATTTGACGTGTGTACACCGGTGTGCTATAATTAGGACAAGTGAGGTGTGGTGGATGGCAAAAACTTTAATTGAGATTAAACGGTCTTTGGATGAGAATGTAGGTAAAAGAATTACGATACTAGCAAATGGTGGTCGACGTAAGACGATTGAGAGATCTGGTTTGTTAGAGGGGACATATCCATCTGTATTTACAATTAAGTTAGATCAAGATGAATATGCTGTTGAAAGAGTGTCGTATAGCTACACAGATATCTTAACAGAGACAGTTAAACTCTCTTTAGCAGATGAAGTTGATGTGGAATTGGAAGCTGCGGAGAACGCATAGACATATTTAGCGGTTATACAAAAAGTAATCTACTTATTATCTTAATAAGTATTGATTATTTTTCGTATAACCGCTTATTTATTTTACAAAGAAGAAAGTATTAAAGCTTTTCGCTTTGGAAGCTACTTAGCATCTACAGCCTATGGCGTAAACTAAGATGCAGTATTTACTACATTTTTTATGCGTAAAATAGGACATATTATAACTGTCACAGTATTGATGAAAGGGGTAGATTTGCGTGGGTCGAAGACGAGGTGTAATGTCAGATCAATTTAAAGAGGAACTGGCAAAAGAACTTGGCTTCTATGACACTGTCCAAAAAGAAGGATGGGGTGGCATTCGTGCAAAGGATGCAGGTAACATGGTGAAACGCGCAATAGAGCTCGCTGAGCAACAACTATCGAATCGTTCAAGTCAATAAATTACTGTGACAGCTGGGGCAATTCGCTCCAGCTTTTTCACAAAAGAGATTGATACTTTGAATTATATCTAGCATAAACTGCCATCTTATCAATACTTTTAATGAACATCGAGTGCTTTGATATTCGGCGTTCCCTACATCACTCGGTCGATTCAAGCTTTACAGTATTCTTAATGAACTGAAGTCAATACATATGATTTTACCTTTATAATGAAATGTGTATTTAACTGCGAAAATAGAAAGAAAGGTAGTATAGGGCCTTAACAAATGGTAAAATAACGAAAGTGGATTTGAACGGATAAAATAAGCAGGTGATTGATTGATGCATACTCATAAAATAATTAAAGCCCCAGCAAAGATTAACTTAACATTGGATGTTATTCGTAAAAGAGATGATGGCTATCACGATGTTGAGATGGTGATGACAACTGTTGATTTAGCCGACCGTATTGAGCTGACAACTTTAGAAGAGAACCGAATTAAAGTAGATGTTAATCACGGATTTGTACCGAGTGATAACAAAAATTTAGCCTATCAAGCAGCAAAGCTTTTAAAAGATAAAATGGACGTAAAAAAAGGTGTTCGTATCTTTATTGATAAGCAAATTCCTATATCTGCAGGCTTGGCAGGTGGGAGTACCGATGCAGCGGCTGTATTACGCGGATTAAATGAACTATGGGATTTAAATTTATCAATAGATGAGTTAGCCGAATTAGGATTAGAAATTGGTTCTGATGTGCCTTTTTGCGTACATGGAGGAACTGCCTTAGCGACAGGGAGAGGGGAGACGCTTCAATTTTTACCAACGCCACCTCCTTGTTGGGTAATCTTAGTGAAACCACCAATGGGCGTTTCTACGAAAGAGATTTATCAACGCCTTAACCTTGATCAAATGGAACATCCAGACACGCAAGGGATGATAGCATCTATTAATAACGGAGATTTTAGCGGCATTTGTTCTAGGCTAGAAAACGTGATGGAAAAAGTAACTTTTGAATTATATAAAGATGTAGAGAGAGTAAAGAATAGTATGATTCAGTTTGGTGCAGATGGCGTCGTTATGAGTGGCAGTGGCCCTACC is a window from the Evansella cellulosilytica DSM 2522 genome containing:
- a CDS encoding Veg family protein; protein product: MAKTLIEIKRSLDENVGKRITILANGGRRKTIERSGLLEGTYPSVFTIKLDQDEYAVERVSYSYTDILTETVKLSLADEVDVELEAAENA
- a CDS encoding small, acid-soluble spore protein, alpha/beta type — protein: MGRRRGVMSDQFKEELAKELGFYDTVQKEGWGGIRAKDAGNMVKRAIELAEQQLSNRSSQ
- the ispE gene encoding 4-(cytidine 5'-diphospho)-2-C-methyl-D-erythritol kinase, with the translated sequence MHTHKIIKAPAKINLTLDVIRKRDDGYHDVEMVMTTVDLADRIELTTLEENRIKVDVNHGFVPSDNKNLAYQAAKLLKDKMDVKKGVRIFIDKQIPISAGLAGGSTDAAAVLRGLNELWDLNLSIDELAELGLEIGSDVPFCVHGGTALATGRGETLQFLPTPPPCWVILVKPPMGVSTKEIYQRLNLDQMEHPDTQGMIASINNGDFSGICSRLENVMEKVTFELYKDVERVKNSMIQFGADGVVMSGSGPTVFALTQNETRADRLYNSLKGFMDQVFVVRLLGTKHD